Below is a window of Leuconostoc gasicomitatum LMG 18811 DNA.
TCTCGTGCTAAATTCATTGCAAATCCAGTCGTACCACCCATACCCATACCCACGGCCCATACTAAGAAACCAACTGATAACGGCACCATACCAGGTACGTTTCCAGCTCGAGCTGAGATAGCCATAATACTCGTTAAAAATATAAAAGTCGCAAACGCTTCAACAAAAAAGTTACGTGGTAAGTTACGAATTGCTGGCGCAGTTGAAAATATATTTCGTACGATAACGGGATCAATATCTTTTTCTGATAGTTTAAACTGATCAGCATACATCACGTAAACAATCAAAGAGCCCACAATACCACCCAGCACTTCAACAACACTGACTGTTAGAAAATATATCAAATCAATTTTTCCAAGTACAAGCTGTGCCATAGCCATAGCTGGGTTGATAAAAACATCGCCAAAGACAAACAACACAATAGAGATACCAAATCCCCACGTTGTAATGGCAAAAATATGACCCGAACCGTGAAATTTTGTTCGATTCAAAACCTCATCAGCGTGAACGCCAACGCCAAAAATAATCATTAGAGCAGTGCCCATAAATTCGGCCAACAACTGGTGTATCATTTGTAATCTCCTAAGCGGTCGCAAATCTATCAAGTAGTCGCGGTTTTCTACGTTTAATTTCCAGTCTTTATAGTAAGGCCATAAACGGGTGGTGTAAAGGCCTTTTTTCATTTTGTCAACAAATCGTCATATTCGTGCATTATTTCACGAAAACAATAGGTGCAATTATCTGTAAAATCTTTATAATTATAACTATACAATATAAATGGAGGAAATATGTCTATTATACGCATAATTTGAAGGTATACTAGCATAACTCATATTAATCATGGATGCACACGTCGTATATGCAACAATCACCGGTAATAATGAAGATGTTGCTGATATTATCGTTTCAGCCTTCAAAGCTGCTGGTATCAACGTAAAAAAAACAGAAATATCACAAACCGAAGTTGATGAACTCGAGCACACAAATATTGCTGTTATCGTACCCTATACATACGACAATGGTTCTTTACCTGATGAGGGTCTTGATTTTTTTGATGACTTAGCTCAGGCTGATTTAAGTGGTGTTATATACGGTGTTGCTGGGTCAGGTGATATATATTATATGTCTGATTTTGGGCTAGCCGTACCAAAATTTGAAGAACAATTTGCCAAAACAAATGGTATTAAAGGCGCAGATGGTGTTAAAATAAATCTCAGACCAGATGATGCAGATGAAATCACATTAAACACATTTGTAACAAAACTAATTCAAAAGGCGCAAAAATAATTCAAAAAAACACATCTCATGAGCAAACGTCTGTCAATAGACAATCGTTACGAGATGTGTTTTTATATAAACCAATTTTTTAGTCGGCTGTTGTATACACAGCTAAGACATCTTCATTTTCTTCCAATTCATCTATTAATTGCTCTAACTTTTCACGATCGTCATCAGAAATAATCATAGGGTTTTGAGCAATCATGGTCACCTCAGCTTCATCAAAAACATAGCCCGCTTCACTCAAAGTACCTTCAATCGTTTGAAAATCATTAGGTGCCGTATAAATTTCAAAAACTGCATCTTGCGTTTGCACGTCTTCAGCGCCTGCTTCCAGTGCAGCTTCTAAAACAGTATCCTCGTCTAACTCAGAAAATATTTCTCGATCAATAGCCAAATAGCCTTTACGATCAAACTGAAAAGCGACTGAACCCGAAGTTCCTAAAGCACCACCAAAGTGTTTAAACGAATTGCGAATACTTGATACCGTCCGATTAATATTATCCGTTGATGTTTCAACTAACACGGCAACACCAGCCGTACCGTAGCCTTCGTAAGTTACTTCTTCAAATTTTTGACCACCAGCACCTGAAGCTTTATCCAACGCACGCTGAATATTATCTTTTGGCATATTAGCTGACTTAGCTTTTTCAACAACCAGCCGTAGTGATGCATTCATATATGTATCTGCACCACCAGCCTTAGCTGCAACGTACAAATCATGTGCTAACTTTTGAAAAATTTTACCGCGCTTAGCATCTTGGGCGTTTTTACGGCCTTGTATGTTATGCCATTTACTATGTCCTGACATTTTAACATCTCCTTGAAATTATTACTGTGCCTTTAATTCTATCAAAAAAACGCTTACCTTACCAGTTTTTAAAGCAGTAAGTCACGTTTTTAAACAATTATGGCATTAATATTTTTTAATAAGTGTTTCCACCCAATAACTCTAAGTAAAGCATCGCTGAACTGGCAATCAATGCTGCCAAGATATCATCTAGATAAACATTAATACTATCAGTTTTATCATTAATAATACCAATCAAACCTGGCTTGAGATCATCTAGTAGACCATAGTGGACTGTTGCTGCCGCTGAGAACTGTTGTGTAATTGCAATTGCCAATATTTCATCAACATTGTGTCCGTTCGCGTCACGCTGTAAACGCGCTTTGAGTGGTTGCGTATCAGGCATATTTTCTGCTTGTTCATCTAAATACAATGCCGTTAATATAATATCTGCTACTTCATCTTTGTGTAGTACACGTGAAATAGCTGTATTTAATAATACCTCATCAACGGCATCATGATATTTTTCTATTAAAAAGGTACGCGCCCCCTCAGCTATATCATTGATGCTTACACCACGTTGGGCTAATTTTGTAATCCCTGATTCCTGTAAATCTTTCATTTGTAATTATCCCCTTTAGTAGTTTTCATTAACGTAGCGACGCGTTAAAATAACATGCGGAATGTCGTCTAATGCCGTTTTAACATATTCTTGCTGGGTATCACTAAAGTCATTTATCGCTACTAACGTGTACGCATATGCACCTACCGCGCGATTACTTAATTGCTCAATATTAATATCATTATCACCAAAAAACTTTGAAATTTGACTAATCATATTGGGGACATTCTCATGAATAATACCAACACGGTATTTTGTTATAAATGGTTCATCAATGTCTGGATAATTTACTGAATTGATAATATTACCAGTTGTCAGATATTCGTCTAACTGGCGCGCTGCCATCAAGGCACTTGTATCTTCGGCCTCAACCGTTGAACCACCAATATGTGGTGTGATGATGACTTTTGGATGATCAAATAGTGCCTCATCAGCAAAATCTGTGATATAGACCCGTAATTTATCATCATCTAACGCTGCTTTAGCTGCCAAATCATTAACAATGCCACTGCGTGAAAAATTTAATAAAGCAGCTGTTGGTTTCATGAGCGCAATGCTATCACTATCAATAAAAAACTTATTTTTATCAGTTAACGGAATATGCACTGTTATATAATCAGCTTTTTTTAAGACCTCCTGCACATTTTTAGCATGTAAAATGTGCCGATCAATTCGCCAAGCTGTGTTGGCATTTAGTCCAGGATCATAGCCAATTACATCCATGTCTAGTGCTAAAGCAGTATTAGCTACCTTCGAACCAACATTTCCTAGGCCAATAACCCCTAGTGTTTTCCCGGCTAACTCAGTGCCGCGATAGCCACCCTTACTCACTTCTGTACGTAAAGATACATCACCACCACGTGTTTCATTAGCAAAGCCAATTGCCCCAATAACCGGTCGTGCCGCTAAAATTAGTGATGCTAATGTTAATTCTTTAACCGCATTTGCATTACCACCAGGTGTGTTAAACACAACCACGCCGCGCTTTGATAAGTCATCTACTGGAATATTATTGAATCCAGCACCTGCTCGTACAACGGCCCGCACACTAGCGGCAATTTTTTCATTATGCAGATTTTGAGATCGCAAAAGTATCCCTTTTGGACTATCATTTGTATTAATCTCATAATCATGTTGCTTTAAATAATCTAATCCTATGGTACTAATCGCATTATAAGTTTTGATCGTTGTCATGCTTGTTGTTCTACTTTCTGCAAAAATGCAATCAACGCATCTACAGCCGACATCGGTTGTGCGTTGTATAATGATGCTCTAAAACCACCGACTGAACGATGCCCGCTAAGATTAAACAAACCTTCTTCAGTCGCTTGCTTAGCAATAACCTTATCTTTTTCAAGATCACCTGTCGTAAAAACAATATTTGTCAGAGAACGCGCGCGCGCTTCCACTGGTGCAGTATAGAATTCCGACTGATCAAGATAAGCATAAAGACGTTTTGATTTTTCCAAATTGCGACGATACATTTCAGTCACGCCACCTTGTTGTATGACCCAATCGAGCACCAAATTTAAAGTGTATATTGCAAAAACAGGTGATGTATTATACATTGAATTTTTATCAATATGATTTTGATAACGCATCATCGGACCAACCCCAGTAACGTCTTGTTCTGCCAACCAAGATTTTTTAATAATTGCGACAGTAACACCTGCTGGACCTAGATTTTTTTGACCGCCAGCAAAAATCGCATCAAAATCTGATACATGATACGGTTCTGCTAATATATTTGAACTCATATCAGCAACGAGACGTCCAGTTGTTTTGGGTAAATTATTTTGGTGGAAAGTTGCGCCCTCGATCGTATTGTTGGTCACAATATGTAAATAATCGTAAGTCGTTGCATCAAAATCATCAGGTAAAAGCGGCAGCTTTTGATAATACATGTTTTTTGTACTATTTAATGTTGTTACTTTATTACCGAGCTCTCTAGCTGCTTCCACAGCTTTTTGCGCAAAGTTACCTGAATCTAGAAAAGCAATTTCATGGTGATTTGTTGCAAAATTTAATGGCATCATTTCAAATTGAGTGGATCCGCCCCCTTGTAAAAAGACAACAGCATACTCATCTGAAATATGCATTAATTGACGCAATTTATTTTCAGCATCAGTCACAATTGTTTGGAATTGTTTGGAACGATGAGATATTTCAATAATACTCATATGTGTCTGTTCGTTTTTTTCAAACTCCTGTTTAATTTGTGTTATGACCTCTTCTGGCATAACACCTGGTCCAGCAGAAAAATTGTAAGTTGTCATCATGATTTTGTGCCTTTGCACACCCTCCATTTTGTGTTCAATAACAAGATGTTCATGCGTTATATGTATATTTTACGAATACCTCTGATTTTATAAACGTAAATTCAGGTCTATAAGCTAACAAATACATTTTAAAAAGTCTAAAAATACTCAAAAAACTTAACATTAGTCTTTTTAATCCCATTATTTTATATATTACTATATTGGCATTGAAAGTCAATCTTTTATTTTATGAAGGAATCTAGTATAATAAAGCGTGTATTGCCGCTGTGGCGGAACTGGCAGACGCGTACCGTTCAGGTCGATATGAGAGTAATCTCGTGCAGGTTCGATTCCTGTCAGCGGCATATTTGCTGTTTTATCAACGTTGTTGGTAGGACGGCTTTTTTGTTTGTAAACGCTGGTGTCACTGGCGTTTCAGTGTTTAATAACGTCAATCTACATTTAACTAAAAACAATCTTTTCGCATGTTAGTGCTACAAAAGGGCTACAAAACTGACCACCACAGCCTAAATAGTTAATTGTCCTTTTTTGTAAGAATTTATAAAAAAGTGTATCATTTTCTTAATGTGCTTATATTGTTACATAGTCGTCATATAAATACGTTATATTACAATTAAATAATAACAACATGGGGAGGTCCATCATATGCGGCGTTCTAAACCTCAATTTCACATTAAATGGTGGCGCATCATTAGTTGGCTCTATTTAATTAGTTTATTACTTTATGGTATTTACACAATTGCAACTAATTTACGTCATTGGTAAATTCAAAATTTTGTATATACAATATATTTCCCAGACTTATTCCAATGTAGCGTATAATAAAACATTATGAATAATTCAAATAGACGTATGAGCCCGTCCGAAATCAAAGAACAACTGTCAAAATCAAATTCCACTATCGGTGAAATGATCCGTTTTGTTTTTGGATCTGTTTTAAAGCGCCGTGGCCTTGTCATTCTAAATGTTTTTTTGCTGACTATTATGGCAGGGTTAAATTTCATGGTGCCACAATTCACAAAAAATATCATTGACCATGTATTACCTCAAAATAATCAATATGCATTATACAGTAACATTTTTTGGTTACTCATAACCACTCTAATTCTTGGCACAATCACATTTTTCTCTACCTATATGATGCAAATTTTATCACAACGCGCCATTACGGATTTACGTATTAAAACATACAATGACATACTTAAACAAGATTATGCTTTTTTTCAAGACACGAAAACTGGCGATTTAATGGTCCGATTAACCAGTGATATCAGTAATCTTCAAATGTTAATTAGTTCCAATACGTTTAGCATTATTGGTAACATTTTCACCTTTATTGGTGTTCTAACTTTCTTATTTGTTCAGAATTGGCACTTAGCCTTGCTTGTCTCAATAACGTTCCCAATTTTATTTGTGACTATTCGATTTTTCCGTAGCCGTATTCGTGAATCTTACTCAAATGTACGTTATGCACAAAGTAAAATTAATAATCAGCTGCAAGCGACACTGACAGAAATTGAATTAATCAAATCCTATACATCAGAAAATTCCGAAACGGACAAATTTAAAGCCATTGCTAACGAATCAAACAACTATTCCTTAACAGCTACCAAATGGCAAGCTATTTTCCAACCTTTAATCACGCTAATTAACACAATTGGCACAGCAATTGTATTATTATTTGGTTCATTATTTGTTATGCGCGGTACCATGACTGTCGGTGATTTAGTCGCCTATATTGCTTATGTCACTATGCTACAAGATCCTATTCGATCCTTTTCTATGTTAATGAACGTTTTTCAAACCGCACAAGTCTCGTACGATCGTATAAAAAACATTTTAAGTTACCAGCCAAGCATTCTAGAGGTAAAAGAACCGGTAGATTTTCCTAACCCTTTAAAAACAGGTATCACTTTACAACAGGTGACGTTTGAATACGATGTGGAAACTAATCCTGCCTTAAATCATGTTTCTTTTACCATACCAAGTGGTAAAACAACAGCTCTAGTTGGTCGTTCTGGTTCGGGTAAATCAACTATTACTAAACTGCTCACTCGTATGTATGATCGTTCAGCCGGTGATATGACGTTTGATGGGATAGATATTAAGCAGTTCAATCTGTCCAACTTACGTCAAAATATTGCCGTGGTCAGTCAAGATGTTACAATTGTTGACGGCACTATAGCTGATAATATTACATATGGCACCGAAAATGTGACTCAAAATAACATTTGGCAAGCAGCGCAACAAGCAGACATTGCTGATTTTATCAGACAATTACCACATCAATTAAATACTGAAGTTGGTGAACGTGGTGTTAAACTATCTGGCGGACAAAAACAGCGCCTATCTATTGCACGCGCTTTATTAAAAAATGCGCCGATTGTGATTCTAGACGAAGCCACTGCTGCATTAGATAATGAGTCCGAAAAAGCAATTCAACATGCATTAGATAATTTAATGGTCGCAAAAACTGCAATTGTGATTGCACATAGACTGAGTACAATCCACAAAGCAGATCAAATTATTGTGATGAATGCAGGACAAGTTGCAGAAATAGGCACACATCAAAGCCTTTTGGCTGATAATGGTATTTATAGGCATCTATACGATGCACAATTTGAATAAAAAATGACAAAAAAAGAACTTTTCAACTTAATGACAACATACAACTCAAGAATGGCTTCACTTAAATTTTATGATATGGCTGACCGATACATATTAATAATCGGTGATCATCACTTCGATCTAAGTGACCATACTGCTGAAAATCTAATAGCCGATTTAGCGGACCATGCTTGTGCAACTATTACTAATCATAACCGGCATAAATCTGTTAAAATAACAAAATAAGAAGCGATATACAATATATATTGTATATCGCTTCTTATTTTTTCAAACAGTAATAACTTATTTATGATAATGCCTGTGCCGCAGTAATAATTGCGACCTTATAAACATCTTCCTCATTAGCACCACGCGATAAATCAGATACCGGCTTAGCTAATCCTTGCAAAATTGGCCCAATGGCCTCGTAACCGCCTAAGCGCTGAGCGATTTTATAGCCAATATTACCTGATTCTAAACTTGGAAAAATAAACGTATTAGCATGCCCAGCAACATTTGATTCTGGCGCTTTGGCAATACCAACACTTGCAACAAATGCCGCATCAAATTGTAATTCACCGTCAATTTGATTGGCTAATTCTGGTGCCATTTCTTTAGCTAATTTAGTTGCTTCAACTACCTTATCAACCAATGGTGATTTGGCTGAACCCTTAGTTGAAAATGATAGCATAGCAACTTTTGGTTCAATGTCAAACACCTTAGCCGTTTGTGCTGATTGAATCGCAATTTCCGCCATTGCTGATGCATCAACATTAATATTGATTGCAGCATCTGAAAAAACATACCGCTCATCACCTTTTTGCATGATAAAAGCACCTGAAATACGTGATGACCCTGGTGCTGTCTTGATGATTTGTAACGCTGGTCTGACCGTGTCACCAGTCGGATGTGTTGCCCCTGAAACCATGCCATCTGCTTTACCAGTATAGACTAACATTGTGCCAAAATAATTAACATCTTGTAACCATTTTTCGGCTGTTTCAGCATCAGTTTTGCCTTTACGACGTTCTACTAATGATGCATTTAATTTTGCTAAAGCATTCACATCATATTTTAATGGATCAATCACTGACAGATTCGACAAATCATAATGATACTTAATGGCAGTAGCATTTATAGCATTTTCATTGCCTAATAAAATTGGCTTAATTAAACCCTCATTGGCTAATCTGACAGCCGCACCTTGAATGCGAGCATCTTCCCCTTCAGGGAAAACAATCACTTTATTTTGTCCACTTATTTTTTGCTTTAATTGTTCAAATAATTCAACCAAAATACTTCCTCCAACGTGTTTAAAAAAAACACCTTTTAATTTAATTTACAAGTTCATTGTAACAGAACAATTGGTATTTGTCTGCGGTTTCATCATTTTTTGTGATTTATTTCACTCAGTTTAACCAGTCAATGGTCGCTCGTCCGTTTGCCTTTAAAAAGTCATTGGCTTGCGAGAAAGGTTGACTACCAAAAAAACCACGGTATGCTGATAAGGGACTAGGATGTACTGCCACCAGAACTAAATGTTTTGATTCATCAATCAATCGCCGCTTAGATTGTGCATATTTACCCCACAAAATAAATACTTTAGGTGCATCATCGTCAGACGCAATTTGAATAATAGCATCAGTTAACGGTTCCCAGACCTGTCCAGCATGTGCATTTGCACGTCCTTTTGGCACAGTTAGAACAGCATTTAGTAGAAGTACCCCTTGTGTTGTCCATGATGTTAAATCATGAGATGAACGATCACCAATATCAGTAGCTAGTTCTTTTAAAATGTTACGTAACGATGGTGGTGCCAATACATCATCAGGAACTGAAAAACTTAAACCTTGTGCTTGATTAACTTCATGATAAGGATCTTGTCCCATGATGATCACTTTAGTATTTTTTAAAGATGTCGCAACTAGCGCCGAAAATACCCTATCACGTGGTGGAAAAACGATCTCAGTTTGGTAGACAGTATCCAAAAAACACTGAATATCTTTGATTTGCCCATTTGTCAGTTTTGCTTTAACGTATGGTGCCCAGGTTGTATGCGATAGTGGCATATTTAATCTTCTTTCGTGGTAAAATTAGTGTCAAGAGGCGATTATGACAAAATACTATCTCCGACAAAGACACAGCATAGACGACGGCGTAAACATCGTGTTTGATGAAAATTTTCAAGCGAGCTATTTAGTATCTGGTCGAACAGGTAAAAAGCACGACGAATTACATGTTCAAGATATGTCCGGTAACGTGCTTGTCCGTATTGAGCAGACATCATTTGGTATATTACCACGTTTTTCGTTAAAATACCGTGGTCATATCGTTGGTTCAATTAGTTTTACTTTAGGCCATTTAGGTGACATTGTCTACATTCGTCATCTCGGCTGGCTAATATCGGGTAATTTTATTGCTGGTCGCTACATCACCACTCATAATACCAAAAAATTGCTCAGTGTCAAACCCGAGTTACGTCAAGATGGCATTTATACCCAACTTAAAATCACATTTGACTCTCAGGCACCCGTCCATATTGCTATTGCTGCTTTACTAGACATTTGGGGGACAAAATCTAATCCGTTAACAAGGATCAAATGGCTTCCTGGACAAAATGATTCGTATGAATTGACGTCATAACCGTTATTTTTATAATTGTAACAAGTTATTTAATTATATCTAAATTAGTTTCCTCTATAGCATTAAAACATGTTTCACTTGGATATTGGAAAATCTAAAAGCCAACTTATCAATTATTCATTCTATTAACAATTGTCCACTACCAAAAAATGCTGTCGTTTTAATCAAATCATTACTATTACAGTGATGATTTTTTTAATTGCTAATTAGCCATGATCACTAATATTATTTTCAAAAAAATGTTTGGTTTTAATTTCTTGACTAATAATGGGTAACATGCTTTTCAGAACGCTTGGCTGGTTCATAGCATATAAATGAATCCCGTCTACGCCATGATCTAATAACTCTTGAATTTGTTTGAGTGCATATTCGATGCCCGCTTTTTTTAAATCTTCCGAATTGTCTTCATATTTATGAACAATGTTAACCAACTCTGTCGGTAATGGTGACCCAATCATATGTGTCACACGTTCAATCTGTGTTTTACTAATGATTGGCATCACACCAGCAGACACTGGCACTTTAATATAATTATTTTTTAATCTTTCTTGCATGTTATAATACATATCATTGTCAAAGAAAAATTGAGAAATCAAAAAATCAGCGCCACTGGCAATTTTTTCTTTAGTGCCGGCTATACTAATACCGGTAATTGGATTGCCAGTATAACCTTCTGGGTAAATTGCTGCCCCAACATTAAAATCACGCAATTGTTTAATACCATAAATTAAATCTTTAGCATAAGGATAGTTGACATTAACATAAGTTTTATCTCCTAAATCACCACGCAAAGCCAGTATATTTTCGATATTTGCTTGTTCAACTTTGGCAAGAATATCTCGTAAACTTTCTGGCGTTTGATTCACACCAGTTAAATGATGCAGCGCAGTAACACCTAAATGCGTTTGGATATATTGTGCTAAATTGCATGTCTTTGTATTATCACCTAATCCGCCGGCACCATATGTCACACTGATATAGTCAACGCCTAATTTTTGTGGGTTAACTTCATCCAAAGTGCGATAAAGTAATTCAATACCGGTCTCTTTTTTGGGTGGAAAAATTTCAAATGACAGTACTGGTGCTGACTTCGTATAATATATTTTAGATATTTTAGTCATCTTCTCGTCCTTATTATTATTGTTTTCAACCTGTCGAATTAGACCATAATACCATATACTACATTGTAACTTTTCAAGAACACATTGGTTACAATATATCACTATGTCAGTAATATATTTTTAAATCAATTATTATCATCGACCCGCTTGATTGACGATACAAATTATCGCTTCGTGCTTATAATGGCCAGAGCTATTTCATTAATATCCTCAGGACTTGTTCTGCAGCAACCACCAATTAAACTAGCCCCAGCAGCCAGCCACACTGGTACTAATTCATCCCAGTTAATTGGTCCATGTTGACTAACCCAACGTTTAGTTGCTGGATCATAATCATCGCCGGCATTAGGATAAACAACTATTTTTTTACTTGTATTTGGTGTGATATTTTTTAAAGCTGGTAAAATATTTTGAGGCGAGGTGCAGTTGACTCCAATAGCTTTAATTTGGCTAATCGATTCAAAATAAGCAACCGCTTCTGATAGTGGCGTACCATCCCACAAATGATCGCCATTTTCTGTGGCAAACGATAAATACGCATCAACAGACGGGAACTCTTGTTGTAGTAAGTGTCCCAAGGCCTTAGTCTCATCAAAATTCGGCATCGTTTCCAAGGCAAGTACATTCACCCCATCAGCAATTAAACGAGCAATACGAGGCCGATGAAATGTTTGATATTCAGATTCTGATAAATGATAATCACCAGTATACTCAGCACCATTTGCCAGATAAGCACCATAAGGTCCAACCGATCCCGCGATTAAACCATCACTTCGATTAGAATTTTCAAGACCACGCTTAGCTAAATTGACAGCTGAGTCTATAAGTTCATATGCTTTTTTGTCACTTAATCCCTGATCCGTAAAAGATTTTACATGTGCTTGGTAGGTATCAGTAATCGCTAACGAAGCCCCAGCGTTAAAATAATTTTTATGAATTTCACAAATATTCTCTGGTGATTGAACCAATGCCGAAGCAGACCACCAGCTATTATTCACATCAATCTGTCGCTTTTCAAGCTCACTACCCATCCCACCATCTAATATAACTACCCCTGATTCAATATATGATTCAAACTTTGTCATGCCAATTCTCCTACTTTATTTTTTGGTCACTGTTACTGTTGACCCATGTCGCTTTGGCCACCACTTAAACTTTAAATAATAATAACCATATACTAAAATTATAAATGGTATTGACCATAACAGCGCTGCTCGTTGATCAGGATCAAAAATAACCAAAATAATTGACAACGATGAACCAATAAATCCCGCTAGTGGCAAAAGTGGATAGGCCCATTTTGGATAACGTAATTCTTGGGTTCGCTTTTCACGTTTTAGTAGTTGATAATACTTATAGTGTGACCAACTAATCGCTACCCAAACAAACACCACCGCTAATCCTGAAACTTCTACTAATATGAGATACAATGACCCTGCAGCCATAAAACTTGAACCTAGAGCTAAAATCCCTCCCACAAGGCTTGCCAA
It encodes the following:
- the larD gene encoding D/L-lactic acid transporter LarD, whose product is MIHQLLAEFMGTALMIIFGVGVHADEVLNRTKFHGSGHIFAITTWGFGISIVLFVFGDVFINPAMAMAQLVLGKIDLIYFLTVSVVEVLGGIVGSLIVYVMYADQFKLSEKDIDPVIVRNIFSTAPAIRNLPRNFFVEAFATFIFLTSIMAISARAGNVPGMVPLSVGFLVWAVGMGMGGTTGFAMNLARDMGPRLAYTILPWKNRATSDFKYGLLVPGIAPFVGAIVAALFSKYYLGL
- a CDS encoding ABC transporter ATP-binding protein encodes the protein MNNSNRRMSPSEIKEQLSKSNSTIGEMIRFVFGSVLKRRGLVILNVFLLTIMAGLNFMVPQFTKNIIDHVLPQNNQYALYSNIFWLLITTLILGTITFFSTYMMQILSQRAITDLRIKTYNDILKQDYAFFQDTKTGDLMVRLTSDISNLQMLISSNTFSIIGNIFTFIGVLTFLFVQNWHLALLVSITFPILFVTIRFFRSRIRESYSNVRYAQSKINNQLQATLTEIELIKSYTSENSETDKFKAIANESNNYSLTATKWQAIFQPLITLINTIGTAIVLLFGSLFVMRGTMTVGDLVAYIAYVTMLQDPIRSFSMLMNVFQTAQVSYDRIKNILSYQPSILEVKEPVDFPNPLKTGITLQQVTFEYDVETNPALNHVSFTIPSGKTTALVGRSGSGKSTITKLLTRMYDRSAGDMTFDGIDIKQFNLSNLRQNIAVVSQDVTIVDGTIADNITYGTENVTQNNIWQAAQQADIADFIRQLPHQLNTEVGERGVKLSGGQKQRLSIARALLKNAPIVILDEATAALDNESEKAIQHALDNLMVAKTAIVIAHRLSTIHKADQIIVMNAGQVAEIGTHQSLLADNGIYRHLYDAQFE
- a CDS encoding YebC/PmpR family DNA-binding transcriptional regulator, with product MSGHSKWHNIQGRKNAQDAKRGKIFQKLAHDLYVAAKAGGADTYMNASLRLVVEKAKSANMPKDNIQRALDKASGAGGQKFEEVTYEGYGTAGVAVLVETSTDNINRTVSSIRNSFKHFGGALGTSGSVAFQFDRKGYLAIDREIFSELDEDTVLEAALEAGAEDVQTQDAVFEIYTAPNDFQTIEGTLSEAGYVFDEAEVTMIAQNPMIISDDDREKLEQLIDELEENEDVLAVYTTAD
- a CDS encoding flavodoxin domain-containing protein, which encodes MDAHVVYATITGNNEDVADIIVSAFKAAGINVKKTEISQTEVDELEHTNIAVIVPYTYDNGSLPDEGLDFFDDLAQADLSGVIYGVAGSGDIYYMSDFGLAVPKFEEQFAKTNGIKGADGVKINLRPDDADEITLNTFVTKLIQKAQK
- the serC gene encoding 3-phosphoserine/phosphohydroxythreonine transaminase yields the protein MTTYNFSAGPGVMPEEVITQIKQEFEKNEQTHMSIIEISHRSKQFQTIVTDAENKLRQLMHISDEYAVVFLQGGGSTQFEMMPLNFATNHHEIAFLDSGNFAQKAVEAARELGNKVTTLNSTKNMYYQKLPLLPDDFDATTYDYLHIVTNNTIEGATFHQNNLPKTTGRLVADMSSNILAEPYHVSDFDAIFAGGQKNLGPAGVTVAIIKKSWLAEQDVTGVGPMMRYQNHIDKNSMYNTSPVFAIYTLNLVLDWVIQQGGVTEMYRRNLEKSKRLYAYLDQSEFYTAPVEARARSLTNIVFTTGDLEKDKVIAKQATEEGLFNLSGHRSVGGFRASLYNAQPMSAVDALIAFLQKVEQQA
- a CDS encoding phosphatidylglycerophosphatase A family protein, yielding MKDLQESGITKLAQRGVSINDIAEGARTFLIEKYHDAVDEVLLNTAISRVLHKDEVADIILTALYLDEQAENMPDTQPLKARLQRDANGHNVDEILAIAITQQFSAAATVHYGLLDDLKPGLIGIINDKTDSINVYLDDILAALIASSAMLYLELLGGNTY
- the pta gene encoding phosphate acetyltransferase; the encoded protein is MVELFEQLKQKISGQNKVIVFPEGEDARIQGAAVRLANEGLIKPILLGNENAINATAIKYHYDLSNLSVIDPLKYDVNALAKLNASLVERRKGKTDAETAEKWLQDVNYFGTMLVYTGKADGMVSGATHPTGDTVRPALQIIKTAPGSSRISGAFIMQKGDERYVFSDAAININVDASAMAEIAIQSAQTAKVFDIEPKVAMLSFSTKGSAKSPLVDKVVEATKLAKEMAPELANQIDGELQFDAAFVASVGIAKAPESNVAGHANTFIFPSLESGNIGYKIAQRLGGYEAIGPILQGLAKPVSDLSRGANEEDVYKVAIITAAQALS
- a CDS encoding 3-phosphoglycerate dehydrogenase family protein; amino-acid sequence: MTTIKTYNAISTIGLDYLKQHDYEINTNDSPKGILLRSQNLHNEKIAASVRAVVRAGAGFNNIPVDDLSKRGVVVFNTPGGNANAVKELTLASLILAARPVIGAIGFANETRGGDVSLRTEVSKGGYRGTELAGKTLGVIGLGNVGSKVANTALALDMDVIGYDPGLNANTAWRIDRHILHAKNVQEVLKKADYITVHIPLTDKNKFFIDSDSIALMKPTAALLNFSRSGIVNDLAAKAALDDDKLRVYITDFADEALFDHPKVIITPHIGGSTVEAEDTSALMAARQLDEYLTTGNIINSVNYPDIDEPFITKYRVGIIHENVPNMISQISKFFGDNDINIEQLSNRAVGAYAYTLVAINDFSDTQQEYVKTALDDIPHVILTRRYVNENY